A window of Candidatus Poribacteria bacterium genomic DNA:
CAGAATCAAGCCGTGCTTATTGAAAAAAATGGAATCTGCTTCGCCACAACCCTTAGACCTAACTGTCAAGAAACTTCGATAAAAAGAGAGGAAACTAACGTAGTGAATCAGGAGGAATTAATACAACGCATTTCCGATGGATACACAAACGTATCGGATGCAGTTCGACTCATCGGGGAAGCTTTAGCAAATATTAAAGATGCCCCCGCGCGGTACAGACGGAGTATAGAGATTGAGATTGCCAGGTCCCTCTACGATTTCTATAAGCAATTGGAAAATATTTTCGAGCACATTGCGCGCGAGATTGACAAGGCATTGCCTGAAGGAGAAGAGTGGCATAAAGCTCTTCTACAACAAATGGCGGAATCAAGAACGACACGGGTACCTGTCCTGTCGGAAAAAACTTTTACGGAACTACAAGATCTTCTGGGATTCCGTCACGTTTTCCTCTATATCTACGGTGCTAAATTAGACTATGAACAAATGCTCAAAAATGCCGAGCGAGTGAATAAGGTATTCCCGAGCATCTCCACAGAACTGGACACGTTCATAACGTGGCTGAAGAAACAGTAAAATGACTGATCAGACCCTTCTCCAACAAATTACAGACTTCTGCCGCTTGCTCCGACAGATGGGTATCAATGTGAGCACCACCAATCAACTGAGTTGGTGTGAGAGCGTTCATCTCATCGACATCGGTGAGCGAGAGGCATTTTACCATACGGCGCGGACGAACCTCATCGCTAATGAAACAGATCGTGAGACATTCGACACGGCTTTCAATCTGTTTTGGCGATACCCGCGCCCCGAATTCCAAGCTGTTGAGACAGAGGAAGAGGCATCTGAACCGTCCAGTCTCCAAGAGCTTTCCGACGCTACCGATGAGCAAGATGTCATAGAACAGTGGTTGGATGCCGAGACAGAAGACGATGCGGAAGAAGGAGAGGAAGACGATCCGCTCGCCTATAGTATAGAAGAGGTACTGACCCGGAAAGATTTTAGCGAGTTCACAACGGAGGATATGGAGAAAGCACGGGAAATCGTGGCGAAATTAGCGGCGGTGTTGGCGACAAAACTCAGTCGTAGAAAAGTCGTTGGCAAAAAGGGCAAAATTATCGATTTCCGCCGAAGTTGGCGAAAAAGCCTCGCCCACGGTGGTGAACCTCTCGAATTAATTCGGAAACAGCAAAAGATTAAGAAAACCAAGATTCTACTTCTCTGCGATGTCAGCGGTTCCATGGATTGTTACGCCAAGTTTCTCATCCAATTCATCTACGGCATGCAACAGGAGTTAAGAGAGGTAGAAGTTGCTGTCTTCAGCACACACTTGACAGATATTACAGGACTTCTCCGACGGAAGGGGTTAGCGGAGGGATTGAACGAAGTGGCGAATGTTGTGCCGGACTGGTCGGGTGGAACAAAAATAGGCGAAAGTCTATTAGAATTCTGTCGGCAGTTCGCGCCTTCTCTATCGGCATATCGTTCGGTCGTCATTCTTATCAGCGATGGATGGGACCGGGGTGATGTAGATGTGTTGCGTCGTTCTATGGAGATGATCCACCGACATGCCTACCGCCTCATCTGGCTCAACCCGTTGCTCGGTAGCGACGGCTATCAACCGATCTGTCGAGGCATCCGCACGGCTTTACCTTATGTGGACTATTTCCTCCCAGCGCACAATTTGGAGAGTTTGGCGCAGTTGACAAAGATATTGATTCCGATCTGGGCACGATGAATGGTGCCTACAAACTAAAAAACTAAGATAAGGAACCCTAACTATGCAAGTTCAAGCAGCTGTGATGCTCCAGCCGGGGCAGATAGAAATCCGTGAATTTGAGAAACCGTCTCCTGCAGATGACGCACTCCTCTTACAGGTCGATCGCGTCGGCATTTGTGGGACTGATAAGCACGTGTATCTCGGGCACGTTGACCTGCCATTCCCTATCATCCCAGGACATGAAGTTGTTGGTACGGTTGCTGAGATCGGCAAAGATGCGAATCAGGTAATGAATGTGATGGGCGGTCCTATCAAAGCTGGCGACCGTGTAACTGTGGTGCCTGGCTCAAAAAACTGTGGTAGATGCTACTACTGTTTGCATGTGCCGGGTCGTGCGACCTTGTGTTCCAACAGAAGGATATACGGCTTTGGTAATAGCGAGACACCGCCTTATCTAAATGGTGACTTCGCTGAGTATACGTATATCCACGGTAATTCTTGGGTGTACAAAATGCCAGAGGGTATCCCGGAAGAGATTAGCGTCTTGACAGAACCTGTGGCAGTAGCAACGCGTGTTGTTGGACGCGCGTATGCCCCCGGTCTGCCGCAAGTGGGAGATGGATACAGTATTGGGAGTCGGGTAGCCGTTCTCGGATGTGGACCGATTGGTCTCCTCGTCGTTGCTGTGTTGCGGGATAGCGGTGCTGGAACTATTATTGCCACCGACCTTGTTGACAGTCGGTTAGAGATGGCGAAGCAGATGGGTGCGGATGTAACTATCAATGTCGGAGAGACAACAGCTGAAGAGCGGGTCGAGCAGATTCAGGACCTCACGAACGGTGTCGGTGTAGACATCGTGATTGAGTGTGCAGGATTGCCATCAGTTTTCTCCGAGGCATTGGATGTAGTGAGACGAGGCGGGAAGGTTATCGAAGTCGGACACTACACAGATTCCGGGGATACCCAAATCCGACCTTACCAGATTTGTAACAAGGACCTGGATGTTTGTGGGGTATGGGCATATCCACAAATCCAGTTTCAAACGGCGTTGGATTTCCTCCAGATAACACGTGCCCCGTTGCATAAATTGATAACACATCAACTGCCGTTGCACCAATTAGAAAAAGGCATTGATATGCTTGGACAAGAAGGGGTCTACAAGATTGTTATTGAGCCGCAATTGTAGCGACAAACGAAATTTGTGAATGCTGTTTCTAAACGCTTAAAACCAAGATCATAAATGGGAAAAAAAAAATGAGAGACCACAGAAGTGTGTTTATCCTAATCTGTTGCTGTATGCTGTTGAGCCTCCTAACTGGGGTTAAAGAGAAAGCTGCTGCGGATAGCGAAGCATCTCCTTCTTATGAAGCCCCAGAGGGACCGCCTCTTTACAAAACTATAGAAGGTGCGAAGACTTATATTGTGAAGCACCAAAATCGAGATGGTGGTTGGCCCCTGGTCCCCGGTGGGGAGAGCAATGTAGAGAGCACCGCCTTCGCGGTTTGGGCGTTGATCGATGCGGGTTGGGGTACCGGATCGCAGGTAATCCGAACAGGCGTTCAGTATCTGAGAAATAAGCAGTGGGATAACGGAAGTTGGAACAACAACACGGCGCACACCACTTTTGCGCTTGTTGCTTTAGCGGCAGCAGAAACCGATCCAGAGGTTCGTTTTAAAGGACTCCGCTGGTTAAAAAAAGCACAGAACGCCAGTGGCGGATGGGGCAAAAAGGAGCGGAGTCTGGACAATATTCTTTACACGGCTGCTGTGTTGGCTGGATTTAGACAACTTGGCTTCAAGCAGAATTTTGAACCTGTTTCTAAAGGCGCGGAGTGGCTTGCAGAGGGCATTAATTTCGACGGTGGCTGGGCATTGGAGCGCGGGAGTCGGTCCGACATCTTTGTGACCTCCTGGGTAATACAAGGATTGGAACTTGTTTATGACATCGATGTCCAGATGGCATGGTTGAAGCAATTTCAGAATGATGACGGCGGATTCGGTAGGTATAAAGGGAATCCGAGTGATCCAGAAATTACGGCTATTGCTATTATGGCACTCGCCGCTGGAAATGATCCGCTCAATACCCGTCGGGTTGCTATCAACTATTTGACAAATGTACGACAAGCGGACGGTAGTTTCGTCAGCAACACACCGATTGAATTGACGAAACCGACTTCCAATTTACAGTCCACCTGTTTTGCCCTCATCGCTATCCACGCTAAAACAGCAGATGAACTGAGTGTCCAGTGATAGGCAAGCAAAGTGCCAAATCTGCGACTTTATCTCCGCTCATCAGCGATCGTAGACCCCGGCATGATGTAGTGTTCACCTTTGGTCAGTTGGGCGACTTGACGCTGAAAGTTATCCCCAAGCGTGTTACTACTCATAGAGGTGATACCACCAATGACGTAGACACGGGCAAGTGCCCCTCGGCATACTGAAGTTGCTCTCCCCGCGGTATACCCTTTTTCTGGACGCTTGCTCGTTGATTCATCTGTGACGATGATAAGGACAAGATCGCGTCCCTGTTCCGTTCGGAGTTTTGGCACCCCTTCAATGATTGCATCCAATAAATGCTCATCACCGATTTTTGGCAGGCGAAACAGTGATTTCACCTGTTCTGGCTCTAACGGCGGTCTGGTTACGACGACAGTACTTTCGCCGCCACCGACAGCTGCCCAAAATCGGATAATCCCAAATTGATAGTCCAGTCCGGCTGCTTTGAATACAGAAACCATCAGATCCAAGCCATCACAAGCTGCATCCGTTTTGGTTTCCATGCTCAGACTGTAGTCGAAAACGAACACTATATCTACCTTGTCGGGTTTACTTTCAACGAGATTCTCGGCAATGCGCTTAAACAAGCCATCAATTCGGAGGAGTGCCTTGTCGGCAACCGTCTCACCACTCCGAATGCGTTGACCATCCATCCGCTGCTGATTTGAATCAATCGGGTACCATACGCCGCCGGTTTCGTCTGTAAGCTCGGCTTGAATTTTCTCGCTAATGCCGATGAAGTTGAGCTGCGCGTTGTTTTGTCGGCAGAGGTCAACAATCTGTTTACTAATTTTGCTTTTGGCTTTCGCTTCGGTCCATGAAGTCCGCATCCGTGAGTTGGTAACCACAACAAACTGCGTTGTTACATCCTCTCGGAAATCCAATTCATTCAAACCTTTCACGATCGCATCAAGTCCATACCCAGATTCAGAGATGTCGGTCTCGACCCGCGCCTCTCGCACAGCGTTTTCAATACCGATGTAGTCAAATGTCCATTGATGAAATATGTATTTCGGTTGCCCTTGCACTGATTTAAAACTCAGGAGAGCAAATCTGTAGTCCATCGTTTTTGCTTCTATAACGGTGATCATATCGACGAGTTTCTTTTCAAGGATAGCAACGGGTGCGAACATCTGTTGGCTAACGTCAACGATAAACACGACATCCACCTTTGGATTTTGTGTGTGTTGCGTTGCGCGTTTTGCAATGTCTTTGAGGCTTGCGCCTATATCTGCTTTGAGGGTCTTTTCCTTCTTCGCCGTCGGGTCCACCATTATTCTGTGTCTTCGCCGAGGCGGACGAATTTGCGCTGCTGCTTGCAATGTGGATACCAACATACCCACTGCACACAAACAACATATCCATTTTTTCATATCACTTCTCCAATCAAAATTCGACCAAAAGCTGCGGTCCAATGCGACAACCATTAGTATGCATCCAAATCAATCTCTTCCTGGCTAAACCGGAGGTGTGCCTGGTTGACTAATTCAACAATAGCATCCCACTGTTTGCGCGTTTCATCAGAAATACCGTCTTTTTCAAGTGCCTCAGCAAATTTAAGAAGGGTTTCGCTAAACTTGTCTTGCAGGTAAACATATTCGTCCATTTGTTCTGCATTTTTCGGTGGCTCGAAGTTTGAAATGCTCTTCGCATATTTAGCGAGTCTTTTTGCTGCTTCAACGGCTTTTTCCTTGCTTTCTTTCTCATCAAAGTAGTCAACGACAACAAAATAGTCATCTATCATCAACATCATAAGGGCTTTCAAGTCTTCAACATCGGGCATTTCTTCTTCTGGAATATCCGGCTCTGGTGCTTTCTCTGCATCAGTTGCCGGTTCCTGTTTCAGAAAGAGGGCATAACTCATCACCAATGTCTTTTTTGGCATCAGGGCAACTGCGTTTGATGCAGCTTCATGTTCTTCAATCGCTTCAACGTCCTCCCCAACCTTGAAACGGTCATCTATACCCATACCGATGAACTGCTTGAGAAATTTCTCGCTTGCGATTGCATTCGATTCCTTGTGATCATAGACCTCCACTTTGACAACCTTTCCCTGCATGTTCAAGCCAACGGCACCGTCAACCACACCGCTCGGTCCCTCTACACCAACAAACAAAACGAGGCCCATCGGTTTCTTTTCTCGGATTGGAATATAGAAGATCGGCTTCTGATCTTCTGTTCGAAGTTCAGCACCGAGTTTTTCCTCAATAGAGTCCATTTTGTCATCGGTTAGCGCAACACTTCGCTGAACGAATTTCTTTGCTTCTGGAAAGATAGCCACCAGTTTCTGTTCGGTCCACTCTTTTTCATGAGAGTCGGCAAGTAATGGTCCGCTTAGAATAAAAAAGACAAGCCCAAGTAGAATTCCAGTACGAGACTGATGGTAAGTCTGAAAAAACATCTGTTGTCCCCTTATAGCATTCCAAATATTTTTATCTACATGCAAGTTTTTTGGTATTTCTGCAAGTTTATCAGAGATATTGATTTTTAGAAAGACTTTTGTTGCTATACAGTGCTGAAAGTTAGTTTCAAAATTGGGGTCACAAACCCCTCCTACAAGAAAGACGGTAAATCAGGGTTAGAAATCCCTCCTACAAAAGACAAGAAACGCTACACATCCAGAAATCAAGACAACTCAAGGACGACTTAATTTTTCGTTTACAACCCTAAGATTTCTAACCGGAAGGTGATACTATGGCGATTTAACGATAACGCCTCAACATCCGGCCTGGTAGGAACGCTAATCCTCGGTTTTAGAAAACTGAACTGATAGCCGAGTGATCCGTTTAACTGTGCCACCTCAAAGATGCTATCAATAAGTCTTATGCTGAGTCCAGTAGATGCCTCTGCGCCAAACGTGTTCTGAATATTTGCGGGGACCGCGAACCGTTCAGTAAAAGTGTAGAAATTGGTACCAAGTCCAATAAATGGTGCCAATTTGCCGCGTCTGCTTAGTGTCAACATCATACCAACAGTCTCAACGTTCAACATTCCAAAGGGCAGGATATCCGCGTTGCCAGCGCGGGTATCCACTGTGTAACTGCCAAATGGAACTGAGAACCGGAGGGCGGGCATCAATTGAAATCCTACTGAAAACTCTTCAGTGCGTGCGGTTTCCAACTCGTCATTCATGATTGCTAAGCCGCGACCGTTGCTGACTACACCACCTTTTGCAACATGCAAGTATTTCTCAAGTTCAAGCGCTGTGCCGAGAGTTGGAAACCCTATAAGCGCAATGAGTATACAGATGCTGAATGTCGTTAGAAGTTTCATGATTCCTCCAATTCAATTTTCTGCTAAGAGACTCGAATACAAATCCCACTTCTATAGTGAAGTCAAGTTTGGGGCACCCACAAGAGATATGGCTACAAAGTGTCTACATATTTTGATAATTCACTACTGATATATCTCCTCTACCGTTGGCGAATCCAATGCTCAATAGGATAGAAGAGGGAAAATAACACAGGTGCCAAGATAAGGTTAGCCACTGTTGCCGAGACCATGCCTCCAAAGGTAGGTACCGCGATGGGTTTCATCAATTCCGCACCGGTGGTCGTGCTAATTTCTGCCAACATGATCGGCAGTAATGCCAGAACCGTGGTTGCTGTAGTCATGATGATGGGACGGACACGCAATAAGCCAGCATTGATCACGGCTTCATCAATAGGTTCACCGCCCCGGACTCGCTGCAGGAGGTACTCAATTAAGACTATTCCATCTTCGACGGCTATACCAAACAAAGCTATATACCCTACCCACACTGCTGTGCTGTATTTAATAGCATAACCGCCGCCGAGTGCCTCCGGCACGTATGCCATCAACCACTGCATCCACATACCACCGATGAATGCAAAGGGGATAGCAAGGAAGATCGAAAACATCGCAGAAGGCGACTTAAACTGGAGATACAACAACATAAAGATGACGGCGATACATACCGGTACAACAATCGCTAATCGATTGCGAGCCTCAAGCTCCGCTTCATACTGTCCGCTAAAGGCGTAGAAATAGCCTTGGGGTAGCGTCGGTTTAATCTTTTCATCAAGCGTCTTTTGTGCTAATGTGACAAAGTCAACCAATCCAACGGTGTCAACATCTACATCACAAAAAACGCGAGAAAAGAGGAGCGTATTTTCGCTGGCGATCTTTGCCGGACCCGGTCGTTTCTCGATTTTTACGAGTTGCTCAAGCGGAATATGTAGTCCTTTCGGTGCTGGGACGAGGACCCGTTTGAGTGCTTCAATATTATCCCGCAATTCTCTCATATAACGGATACGAATCGGGAATCGTTCCCGCCCTTCAACGGTATAGGTTAAATTCATGCCACCGATCGCCGTCATGATGATCTGTTGTACTGCTTTGATTTGGATGCCGTAGCGCGCGGCTTCTTCTCGATCAATGTGAAATTCAAGGTATGGCTTATTTCCAATGCGCTCGGCATAAGGCCCCTGCGCCCCTTCAAGTTTAAGAAGCTCCTGTTCAATCCGCACCGCGATTTCTTCAATCTTCGCGAGGTCTTTACCAAACACTTTGATTCCAATTGGGGTTTGTATACCTGTTGCGAGCATATCAACACGATTACGTATAGGCTGCGTCATAATAGGTGAAACCCCCGGCATTCGGGTAGCCTCTGTCAGTTCGGTAATGAGCTCGTTGCGGTTCTTAGTTCGGAAGTAAGTCTTATGCTTGAGGATAGGCTCAATTTCTTCAGCAATCCGATGAAGTTTCGCTTCGGTCTCAGGTTCACCTATTTTAACTTGTTCTAATCCCATCCCACCCATGCGTTTTTCAGCGAGGAGTTCTTCTAAAAGGATTCGTAATAACCAGACGCGATACAGTTGTTCGCGCTCGTCAACTGACAGATAAGAGTTGTGATATGTTGTCGCTAAGGTATCAAACCGTTTTACGGTCGCCGTAACAATATCACCCAGAAAATCAGCACTGATATGACTGGCATGTTCCTTACTGATCAGCCCGTCGTGTGTTAAACGTTGGACGAGATCGGACACAAGTTCTTCCGTTGAATTGCGTTTAACCGCCCGTCGGGGCCACTCCGCTGGATCAATTATATTGACGATGGTTTCAAACATGCCAATTGGAGCAGGGTCGGTTGCTGTTGTCGCCCGCCCTAATTTTCCCACCACAAGTGAAACTTCTGGAAATCGATTCATAATCAAATCCTGTTTTGCCATCACATCTTTTGCTTGCGTAATTGAGGCACCAGGCAGTAGCACCGGCATAAACAGCAACGCCCCTTCGTTAAGTGGCGGCATGAATTCTTGTCCAATATTTTTATAGAAAGGTGTCAGTGGTATACTTGCCGCAAAAATCAATAATGCCAAGGCAACAACAGCAAGTTTCGTCCAAATATTTTTTACAGCCAATCGAATAATCGGACGATAGAGCCTTCTGAGTACCCATGTAATTCCATCCGCTAACTTTCTCAGGGGCCAGCTGAGTAGCGAAAAGAACTTTGTCACCCACTTGGAAATCACACCTGTTGGGGTGCGGGTTGAATCCG
This region includes:
- a CDS encoding zinc-binding dehydrogenase; translated protein: MQVQAAVMLQPGQIEIREFEKPSPADDALLLQVDRVGICGTDKHVYLGHVDLPFPIIPGHEVVGTVAEIGKDANQVMNVMGGPIKAGDRVTVVPGSKNCGRCYYCLHVPGRATLCSNRRIYGFGNSETPPYLNGDFAEYTYIHGNSWVYKMPEGIPEEISVLTEPVAVATRVVGRAYAPGLPQVGDGYSIGSRVAVLGCGPIGLLVVAVLRDSGAGTIIATDLVDSRLEMAKQMGADVTINVGETTAEERVEQIQDLTNGVGVDIVIECAGLPSVFSEALDVVRRGGKVIEVGHYTDSGDTQIRPYQICNKDLDVCGVWAYPQIQFQTALDFLQITRAPLHKLITHQLPLHQLEKGIDMLGQEGVYKIVIEPQL
- a CDS encoding VWA domain-containing protein, whose product is MTDQTLLQQITDFCRLLRQMGINVSTTNQLSWCESVHLIDIGEREAFYHTARTNLIANETDRETFDTAFNLFWRYPRPEFQAVETEEEASEPSSLQELSDATDEQDVIEQWLDAETEDDAEEGEEDDPLAYSIEEVLTRKDFSEFTTEDMEKAREIVAKLAAVLATKLSRRKVVGKKGKIIDFRRSWRKSLAHGGEPLELIRKQQKIKKTKILLLCDVSGSMDCYAKFLIQFIYGMQQELREVEVAVFSTHLTDITGLLRRKGLAEGLNEVANVVPDWSGGTKIGESLLEFCRQFAPSLSAYRSVVILISDGWDRGDVDVLRRSMEMIHRHAYRLIWLNPLLGSDGYQPICRGIRTALPYVDYFLPAHNLESLAQLTKILIPIWAR
- a CDS encoding efflux RND transporter permease subunit yields the protein MKNRLLVLVIFVFVTMTGWWALNRTPIDAMPDIGENQVIVFADWPGRSPRDIEDQVIYPLSITMLGIPDVKDVRSTSMFSFGYINIIFEDDVDFYWARTRVLERMNLAQKDMPDGVVPVLGPDATGVGQVFWYTVENGYYCPNHPTERYAEPGTCPEDGETLIASNLELHELRTLQDWTVRYYLASADGVSEVASVGGYVKQYQIDIDPNTLLAYNVPLSMVYNAVRGSNLDVGAKVIEEGGMEFLIRGLGFIKSIADIENIVVKEHNGVPIYVKNLGTVSEGPDFRRGALDKAGIPATGGVVLMRYGDNPLRVIENVKAKIAELTPGLPPGVRIVSFYDRSHLIHRATDTLKETLTEEIIVAAAVILLFLGQVSSSLIIALVLPMGVLLSFVGMRIIGLPSNIMSMGGIAIAIGVMVDAGIVMTENITRHLREPHGDESKLQVATRAAKEVGPPIFFAMLIVIVAFIPVFSLTGQAGKLFKPLAYTKTFAMIGAALLAISFVPVLASFLLTDSTRTPTGVISKWVTKFFSLLSWPLRKLADGITWVLRRLYRPIIRLAVKNIWTKLAVVALALLIFAASIPLTPFYKNIGQEFMPPLNEGALLFMPVLLPGASITQAKDVMAKQDLIMNRFPEVSLVVGKLGRATTATDPAPIGMFETIVNIIDPAEWPRRAVKRNSTEELVSDLVQRLTHDGLISKEHASHISADFLGDIVTATVKRFDTLATTYHNSYLSVDEREQLYRVWLLRILLEELLAEKRMGGMGLEQVKIGEPETEAKLHRIAEEIEPILKHKTYFRTKNRNELITELTEATRMPGVSPIMTQPIRNRVDMLATGIQTPIGIKVFGKDLAKIEEIAVRIEQELLKLEGAQGPYAERIGNKPYLEFHIDREEAARYGIQIKAVQQIIMTAIGGMNLTYTVEGRERFPIRIRYMRELRDNIEALKRVLVPAPKGLHIPLEQLVKIEKRPGPAKIASENTLLFSRVFCDVDVDTVGLVDFVTLAQKTLDEKIKPTLPQGYFYAFSGQYEAELEARNRLAIVVPVCIAVIFMLLYLQFKSPSAMFSIFLAIPFAFIGGMWMQWLMAYVPEALGGGYAIKYSTAVWVGYIALFGIAVEDGIVLIEYLLQRVRGGEPIDEAVINAGLLRVRPIIMTTATTVLALLPIMLAEISTTTGAELMKPIAVPTFGGMVSATVANLILAPVLFSLFYPIEHWIRQR
- a CDS encoding terpene cyclase/mutase family protein is translated as MRDHRSVFILICCCMLLSLLTGVKEKAAADSEASPSYEAPEGPPLYKTIEGAKTYIVKHQNRDGGWPLVPGGESNVESTAFAVWALIDAGWGTGSQVIRTGVQYLRNKQWDNGSWNNNTAHTTFALVALAAAETDPEVRFKGLRWLKKAQNASGGWGKKERSLDNILYTAAVLAGFRQLGFKQNFEPVSKGAEWLAEGINFDGGWALERGSRSDIFVTSWVIQGLELVYDIDVQMAWLKQFQNDDGGFGRYKGNPSDPEITAIAIMALAAGNDPLNTRRVAINYLTNVRQADGSFVSNTPIELTKPTSNLQSTCFALIAIHAKTADELSVQ